The Glycine max cultivar Williams 82 chromosome 3, Glycine_max_v4.0, whole genome shotgun sequence sequence CATCCTTCTATTGGATTGATTCTTTTATCCTAAAAACACCCATGATACTaggaattgttaatttttttattgcatatGAAACTCGTAGACAGTAAAaatgtttcaaataaaataccTGCAtggaaaaagatatttttttgaaattgaaaacaagtaAAAACTCTATATTCTTCCTTGACACcaacatgaaaaatataaaaatcacttaaaatatcaaataaagaaaaagaagaataccAAGAGGTAGCATTGGTCACTACATGGTTGCCTATCACCTTCATGTTCTGACCACACTTGTTGCTTTTCACTCTATGAAGTAAATCATCAAATTGACTTATTGGCAAAGTTATGAAAACATATTAAGTTGAAAAGAATATACAGAACTATTCCTTACATGATACATTACAGGTTGAGAAGTGGCATGCATAGGACAATCAAAGATCTGCttgagaaaattataaaagcaCAAATAAACCCAAAATACTTAATATCATAATATACATTTTGGGCTTGTGGCAatgataaaaatgttaaaaggataGTTTTTAGCATGTACCAGACACTGACGACAAAAAAGGTTATCAAAAGATTCTAAAGTAGCACTCAAGCTTTTCTCCAAACATATTTCAAGGTGACACTTGCATCCTTTACAATGACAATCTTCAGAATGATTGTCTAGACTCCCCATATGCTTTTCCTTGAGTTTTTCATACCTTTCCTACATATTTTGATGAAGAAAACACTTGCTCAAAATATCCTTGGTGCtacttatttttatcataattaattaggaTTAATAACCATCAAGAATATATTCATGTTCATAAGTTATCCTAGATTACCTGAATTTGTGAATCAGTAGTTTTAACAAACTCTTTAACGATAATCAATACCTCTTCAGTAGACTCATATTCCTCAAGTGTCATCCTAATATATTCAAGAGTTAGGATAGTAATTTTAGAATTGGAAAGctttaaacattttaataaagaagaaaattgagGCTTAATGAGTTTAAAATAGGtattaaatttaaacatcttgtgtgatgatgacaaaggtttTATAGCTTAAGCAAGGAAAACCATTGGAAGTCCAACAAGACTTCTATCTCAACAAACAAATATGTGAGTTAAGGGTTTATATATGACTAACATCAAAATTGCTATCAAGATCTCTAACTCTAGTTGTAACATCATTTTTcttcacaaacaaataaaacttcTATAAACATAATGTACAACATATCAATTTCAATTTACCGCAAAATTAGGTCTTCAGCCTCAGTAAAGTCATGTTTGTCATTTTTAAGATTTACCATCTCTTCCTCACTATCACTGCATATCATTATTTCACCACCAATTTTGTCGTAGTAAATCTGTCTTTTTCCTATGACAGATTGATCTTTAGCCATTCTTATATTTCTGTTTGACACAAAAGATTTGAAAATTCAGAAAATACATAAACATAATCTCTATATGGATTTATCAATGATATTTTACATAGGAAGTTtctatttgaaaagaaaatacaagaaGTGTGTATTTTTCACTTTGGTGATAATTGCATTACACATGCAAGACATTTGGATGAAAAAAGTATTTTGAAATTGAACGTTAAACACACCTGGTCAGATACACCCAAGTTGTATATGGTGGTAATTTTTCAAGGTATGGAATCCTAATTTCATTTGCAAGTGCAATATCCAATTTGTTGATGCAATCTTTCCCTACCAAACCTTTAGGGAAACCATTATGCTTGCAAATTGGCTTGTTAATTCTTGAGGAAAGCATATTGACCTTTTCCTTATTTTGCAAAGTCCCCCTCCTTGAAATTATCGAGTTGACCTTTGAAAACAAAGGCTTAAGATTTTCCGAATGCCTTTGAACTTTCTCCTGTGGAAACAGAACTAATATTAAGTGCAAACTACAAACCATTCTCAACCTTGCATTTTGCAATTGAAGGAAACAAATTCAAATAAGCCATGATAAAATTAGCCACCAAAACACTAAtagagtaaaagaaaaatttgcAAGCAAGAATACATTAAGAGTTCATTATGGAATCCTAATTATTgatttgtaacattttttttaacttttggtaTTTTTAGCTCCCCATGGAAAAATCAAGAATAACTAGCACAATAAAtccacaaaatcaattttacattgCAGATGATAAGAGGAACAATGAGGCTTTCCAAGAATCAAGTGACCCAATTGTGAACTTAGGAtgtatttattatcttttttgctttcttgttTTAAAACTCCTTTCTAAAACAAATTCACacaactaaaaaaaagtattaacttTCTAATTTGTGAGGAGGCTGCATTCAAGTGCTCTATTCAAATATCTAGGGAACAAACTTTTAGAATATAAATTCTCAAGAGAAAAACAATTTCAATTATGCCAGCAAACAAATTTTAgagattagtttttttttttacaaaaataaacacGGTCTTACTTTAATTGATTTCTCTCGCTTCGCATGGACTTGATTTGTCAACTGTTTAATCTTGGTCTTCAAGGTTCTTCTAGCAGCATCTTTTGTCGCCTCTCCATGTTGTTtctatcaatatcatcatacaATTAGGCTATGcatatttattctaaaataaaataaataaaaaactattggATACATTTCAAAGAAACggaatgagagaaaaaatagagaacaaaacaaaacatctACATGGAAAGAGATGAAGAAAGCAAGTGAGCAAGAGCgagaaaagagaaacaaacttgATGTTTGGATGCAGAGTTGGTGGTTTTGTTCACCATGGTTGCACACACAATTCGATCCAAGGAGAATGAGATGTGTTGAGTGACGGAAGAAAGATGAAACGTATGAATTgaacttataaaatatataagaataacGCTCTTTATTGAACTAACTTTCCAGGTAATTTATGTGTTGTTTAATGCGGGCGTTACTAATCCctcatttttatgtattatgtGTTATGTGGGGATCACCACTCTTATCCCAAACATTTCTTAACTCTTAAGATTACTAAGAATTTCATACGGTGAGGAAACacatttttattagttaaaaattcttttaaaatataaaattatgagtaGAGATTATTAAATAAGGAGTGATGTTTAGATAATTTTGTgatgttcaaaatatttttactaagaATAAAAGTATTAGCAAATGTATTAGGAAGAGTCTtgctagtattttttaaatacttttaagaCTTAAAATGTGTCCTTTTGAAACATGCTTATCCCTAATATTTTTTCTCGATACTTTATTAggaattttaagtaaataaatcTCACTAAgttttagtatattaatttattatcttcatcatcaaatttttatctgaaataaattttctcaaaattaaataattatcaaaataaaaaaataaatttatttcatttctaaCATTTCCTTTGATTTGCCTCAAAAGAAAAGCAAGacaagaaaattacattatcaataaaataataatttatatatagaaatatatatttaagcattgaatttatatatatatatatatatatatatatatatatatatatatatatatatatatatatatatcaaagtcatatatttattattttttataagtatttttatagtcaataaacttttaaataagAGATTAAGTTACTTTTACTCTTTAAAAGAGTTACTTTTGAGTctaacttttcattttctttttaattgaacaatgaaagGTGAGATACTTGCTTAAAGAGCACAAATCTTGCCACTTATGTCAACCAACTTTGGTGGATGATAACtctcttaaaatattaaatgtcatTTTTGATCCATTATGTTCTAGtgctttttcattttgataaaCTAAGTTTTAAAGTTTCGTTTTGGTCCTTTAtactttgaaaattttctttttgctcATTTTTGTTGTGGAAAGTTTTACTTCAATACATTAGGTTgtaatatttcattttgatcctttatgtttttgaaagtttaattttagtcttttcttATGATTTTGGTTAGTGTGTCAtgaacattaaattttaaaataattagtttaaaatagtaacaactaaaaatcattactatctttttaaaatacattcaaCCACCTACTTCTATAACCTCCCTTGTCTTCTCATGCAAACCCCATATCCACCACAAAATAAACACTACAACCACCCTCCACTCAAATTTGCAACCTCTCTGGCACTACAACCATTATCAACAAAAAACTATGAACTACAACCTCCATCCACCAAAAACACCATGGCGCCACCTTATAGTCACACTGCGACTTAGCaccaacataaattaaaaatattgtgtcCTGACAATTATGAGAAGTTTTGTttcagtttttactttttagccaccattatttaaaaattagcgGAACAATTTTTGTCCCCTAAGAAAATTAACAGAATACTAAAGCTTGTTAAcagtaataagaaaaaatgaccTAGATGAAACTTGTGAACTCATAAAGgatcaaaatgaaatttaaaaaaacataaagaatcgaaatgaaaattttaaaacttaatatatctgaatgaaactttcaaaaatacaaaaaactaaaataatttttttaaaatttaatatagtaaaataaaacaatactaAAACATAATGAAACACAAGTGACATTTAACCTTTTTAAAATTGCTCTTGaaataatttgatatttctcatcttttggtatatatattatattactaaCTTCGTCCCAAAATAAGtgttatatttgaaaaaaagttGTCCCAAAATAAGTGGtgcatttaactttttaatgtaTCATTAATAGCTTTTTTCCATCAATACttttaataaatgttattttaattttttaatctaatattaatattattttctcatttatttaacaagattaattttgtaaaactataattatctttcatatatttattcaattttattagtatatgtaaaataacccaaaacaacatttatttcaaaatagacaaaatatatcatattgTATTAGATTATACTATGAACGCACAAAGGTATTGAATAACGCAATAATTACTTTTGACTTTTTCTTGACAGAAAATACTTTTGACTCAATAATATAATACATGCATTAGATGTATTAAAgttaagaaataatataaattagatgtattaaaaaatatttaatgctattattaattttttatgatatttaatgctattattaaatttggttatattatttaatgatgttattaaattatattaggtgcattaaataaatagattataataatatataaagtaaaaaaatattttatatatttatataaatattatattaatagaattctttactatataatatttgtattcaagactatatatatatatcacttacTTTTGGATTAACTcttttagtgttattttttattttcaatattcattttcttgaaattaatggttataataaataattaattttaatcattacatttcaaaaaaatcaataattaaaataaagagtaatttttttaaaattactttaagaGTAACTTGATCCAGAAGTGTTAATATTGACTCTAATTTGTGTGCATGAgcatttaacataaaaaaattgaactaaaaaatgattgaatcttttgtttttcaaaatttaatttaaaaatattatcgtaccttattatttaaatttaaaaaataaaatttttattttcctctcttatctttaatttataagaattgTCAATATATTCCTACctcttttttagtttaaatattttaacaaccTATGTTTTGACCAAAAATCCAATTGCTCTCTTTGTATTAATATCTTCATATAAGGGACATAACAAGAAATTGACATTTACttctatataaaattatataaagaaaTAAGTTATCGAAAAGTCTAAAATGAATCTCTTATATTATTGACACACATAAATAAGGGTAAAATGAACATTTTGACATCCTCTTATGTTATTGACGGTTGGGTTTTGCGATGTAGAGTGTTCCTTCTCTCTCTCCCGCTCACAAGGACAACCAGCCCCAACAATAACAGTtagattagattaaaattatttgacggttagattagattagaaataattttaaaaaaactttataactatataagatttattttaCCAACTGTTAATACTTAACAAGTAATTTTGACTTTAAATcttagatatttattttatgtgtaaaaaataattacgaacatgataaatatttaactttatttaatatttggtACACACcaaataacaaattagattataatgggatataatattaattttatttaaatgaaaaagtatctatatttatatagtctatataaaattatataaaggaATAGTCTAATAAAATTAGATTCTTATCCTCACTTGATTGATTGACACAATGAcacgtattattttttttgtctttttttcagtatttttactataataatatttatagacATTTATGGGTGACTCATATGTTTTACTGTACCACTGACTTATGCTTTTTTAGGGTGCATAAGtatcatgttattttattattaaatttttttttgagtaAAGGAGCACAGCTGTCCTCTGATATTGATTGGCAAAAtgggaattttaaaaaatttgtatcaTCTTTCCTTTATTGACCCTTGTTTCTCTCTGTCTCAACGGGAGCCAAGTACGGACtagttttaataaattgattCTCTTGTGTCTCTCACGTTTCTCTCTCCTTCTCGCCATTCTCCATCAGCGCCACGACACGACACCGCCCTCCCCTTCACTATTGCCCGCAGCCTCCATGGTTGTCGCAGCTTCCATGGTTATTCcaatgaaaaatataacaagGAGATATGTAAATCCGCGAAGGTGGAAGAGAAATTTAACTCggttaataaattatgattacaAATACTGAAAGATGGAATTTGGCTAGACATGTCAAGAAAATCGTATCCGTGACTACATGCTCGATCTGTCCCGATCTTAACGGGAAATACCTATCTAAGTTGATTGGTTCGAATTTTTCTGATAATAAAAAATCGGCTATATGAAATTTTGTTCTGATCCCGAATCGTCCCatcacttaaaatttttaaaatttttatataatttaatcaaaaacataatttttttattactaatttattttattttaaattttttacataatttaatattttttttaactatttttatagacacactttataataaatttattgatatataaatagttaaaaataaatgtttaacaatcaatttattctttttaaaatcaaatttttaatattttttttataatttcttttaatttgaacCGTGTATGTGGGATGTCTGATGCCCTGAGGGTAcgggataaaataataaacttaaatCCATTCGTGTATGAGTATAAGATATGCTAGAGTCAAGATAAGAGATTTAGAAGACAATACAGGTAATCACGTGAAGCAGACCCATTGGCATGTCTAGATTTGACAAACTAAAACATGATAGGGACTAGTGAcaagataaaaattgaaatggtgaaaaatttattgttatgtCCCTTAAATgaagtaaagaaaataattcaGTTTTAATCCACattaaagtattttataatattaaattaattttttaaacagcataaaataatacaaatttaacttgaaaaaaatgtatatttacttcttatatatatattttttcaaacatcATTAAAGTATGTTTATACTTTCGTTTCCATGAATTtagttcataaatatttaaaaatatgttaacttagtctttttttttttataaagaatttatcataattttgcaAGTTAGAAAATACTAAATTCAcgtattttttaagtttgaaaacCAAATCAATTAATATGAAACTATAAGGATCCTTAAACACATTTGAGTGAAAcatatttaaggaaaatataggaataaaaaatatttctttcttttaatttatttgtagaaaTATATGTTTAGGTATTGCATTCTTTaatgtttactttttatttaatatgtgtgTGTCAAAATCcatacatttattaaattaattaaatattttatagtcaatatataatatttaaacatgTATATAATACTACATTTATAGTACTAAATGttacatttaatatttgttCTCAAGTCTAGTTTACTAAAGGatatagaaattaattatataaaaatgtgtcacataattaatatttaatttagctTATTATTTATTCCTctcaaatgaaaaatgaatttaataatgTTGCATTTAAATTTTGCTTTTATTATATGTTCACTAGCTATTACATGTAAAAACTGTGTAACAAAATTTTCAATCCTAAGaacctcattttttttagaCAACCTAAGAACCTCATTACACCCTGCGTTAGCCTCCTTATTGATGAATTTCATaaattcttcttcttattatcaTCTTTACTTAgtctagtttttgttttttttttttgttttttttacgaTGTCTAGTTTTAGTTACCACTCAAATCCTTCATCTTTTGGCCTAGTGTTAGGATTTGGAATAATATATATGAAGTCCTAAGTTCAAAATCtcaacaattatatataaaaaaatcttcattttttttgtactattggatataatttcataaaaacagtAATTTTTACTGTTCATTATAAATggtaagaatttaaataaataaaaattacagaaataaaaatggtaagaatttaaataaataaaaattacagaaataaaaataaaaaaatattaaatttcaggAACGATAAAtgtatttaagaaaaagaaaaagaaaactataaCCCAAACGAGTTAATTCTGTTAAAAAGACTTCCTAGTGGTACGGTTTGGATAATTTGCACAAgatcctaaaaaaaaaacacatgtaaGCGATTAAAGGAAATAAGAAGGGAACTTAGCATTGTATTAATGAATGAATATCTCTACCCAGTATCTCTAAATAACTTTATGCTTGTTTGAACACTTCCCAGTTTCCAGCCAGTGAAAGTACGTTCATTGTCCATTTGAAAGAAGCAacacacttttatcttttaatctaAAAATCTAAAAGTACATTTCAAAGGGTAAGTAACACAAATTTGTCAAAGAAACCTCCAAGCTGAGATTGAATGCATTGGGGTCCCCTTCCATCCAACTACAAGACCCTTGCCATTTTTTTCTATAGTGCAGAATTTCCCAAAAGCAAACCCTTTGGCAACCAAGTGAGCATGGTACAGAGATGACTCACTAAACCCGGTTTCCACCATTCTATACCTTGCAAAGAACCTTCTCCAAACATCTATCTTCACATTTCTGACAGTCCTTTCCCTTCCTTCCATTGCAACAATGTCTCTTATCCCTTCAGATAATACTGCTTCTATTGTCATTTTGCACTCAATCTCATGTTTTATGCATGTTTCAAGGCAATCAAAATATGCTGAGTAGAAGAACAATGCTTCAATGAAACGGTTCACCAAGGAGGGTGAGTTATGGTTTGCTTCTACTTCAAGGACTATCATTATAACTGGTTTGATATTTCTTATAATCCTCATCAAGTTCTCCATGCAATCAGGCCTTGATACCATGCTCCTTAGAAAATATGGAGAGTAAACAGCCACAGCTTCATCCTCTCCAATTTCGAAATGATCTTTCCTTATTTCGGCAATGTCGGCCACAAAAACTGCATTATATGAAAAGGGTAAGTTCAAGGATTCAGCAAAACTAGTTAAACTTTTGCCAGTCTCTTCTATCTTGATTTTCAATGAGTTAAGTCCAATGGCAGTTATCTTCAAAAGTTGCACTATGCAATCCCGGCGTTCAGACAGTGCTTGCATCAAAGCTGTGCATTGCACACCACTTCTTATTTCAAGATCTATAAGATGGATTTTGGTCTCAGATGCTACATGTTCCACTATAGCTTGTACCCCAGCGAATTGCATTACTTGATTGAAAGGAATTTTTAGATGGCATTTAATGGAAATGTTAGTGTCCATCTTCTGAATTAACtccctttcttcatttttccctGATCCCTTAACTGTCATCCTTCCTGTTTCTTTGTATATTCTCTCTCGAAGTGCTCGAGCGAAATGAAAGATAACTCTTTGAACAGGGCTTGCACTGCCAGATGAACTCCATTCACAATGGAGAAGTAACCCGTTTGCACGTTCAAATTGTTGGCAACCTACCCTCTCGGCTGCAGCAAGGAGAAATTGAGCAAGTTCTATGTCT is a genomic window containing:
- the LOC100791952 gene encoding DELLA protein RGL1 isoform X1; translated protein: MEIDQFSSTDLNFKGVQVGYGSTQEDVFQGKERFSGMEFLGEIDPLPTEDGKGAKLFNDQDQKQLQEPKIDNFMLEEVNFNPDMQMQPTQLFQETTGLMKHVRVNSELVEYNKQVPPTPSLASLELLRNYGSRFKRLSEQNISTLSNIETSFDRQKMSTEEIIRVAGARYLQYSAHWNDSFYIPMHPYGLDLVGFSEEENRDIELAQFLLAAAERVGCQQFERANGLLLHCEWSSSGSASPVQRVIFHFARALRERIYKETGRMTVKGSGKNEERELIQKMDTNISIKCHLKIPFNQVMQFAGVQAIVEHVASETKIHLIDLEIRSGVQCTALMQALSERRDCIVQLLKITAIGLNSLKIKIEETGKSLTSFAESLNLPFSYNAVFVADIAEIRKDHFEIGEDEAVAVYSPYFLRSMVSRPDCMENLMRIIRNIKPVIMIVLEVEANHNSPSLVNRFIEALFFYSAYFDCLETCIKHEIECKMTIEAVLSEGIRDIVAMEGRERTVRNVKIDVWRRFFARYRMVETGFSESSLYHAHLVAKGFAFGKFCTIEKNGKGLVVGWKGTPMHSISAWRFL
- the LOC100791952 gene encoding DELLA protein RGL1 isoform X2, with amino-acid sequence MEFLGEIDPLPTEDGKGAKLFNDQDQKQLQEPKIDNFMLEEVNFNPDMQMQPTQLFQETTGLMKHVRVNSELVEYNKQVPPTPSLASLELLRNYGSRFKRLSEQNISTLSNIETSFDRQKMSTEEIIRVAGARYLQYSAHWNDSFYIPMHPYGLDLVGFSEEENRDIELAQFLLAAAERVGCQQFERANGLLLHCEWSSSGSASPVQRVIFHFARALRERIYKETGRMTVKGSGKNEERELIQKMDTNISIKCHLKIPFNQVMQFAGVQAIVEHVASETKIHLIDLEIRSGVQCTALMQALSERRDCIVQLLKITAIGLNSLKIKIEETGKSLTSFAESLNLPFSYNAVFVADIAEIRKDHFEIGEDEAVAVYSPYFLRSMVSRPDCMENLMRIIRNIKPVIMIVLEVEANHNSPSLVNRFIEALFFYSAYFDCLETCIKHEIECKMTIEAVLSEGIRDIVAMEGRERTVRNVKIDVWRRFFARYRMVETGFSESSLYHAHLVAKGFAFGKFCTIEKNGKGLVVGWKGTPMHSISAWRFL